A segment of the Bacillus sp. es.034 genome:
TCCAATAGCAGCACCGATGAATTTTCTTATCCCGCCTGTTACAACGAAGTCATCTCTGTAGGAGCCATCGATCTTCAACGAAAGTCTTCCTACTTTACGAATTCCAACAATGAAGTGGACTTGGTGGCCCCGGGTGAACAAATCCTATCGACCATTCCCGGAGAAAAGTACGCCAAGCTCAGCGGAACCTCCATGTCGGCTCCCCATATTTCTGGAGCATTAGCCTTGATCAAAGAATTTGAACAGGCTTCTTTCGACCGGAAACTTTCTGAATGTGAGGTATATGCACAGCTCATTAAGAGGACAGTACCACTTGGCTTCCCGAAAACATTGGAAGGGAATGGCCTGATCTTTTTAACCGCTCCCGATCTTCTGCGCGAGCACTTGAGAAACCAGCCCCTCGCTCAGATCGGATGATTTGAATCTGAAAGTCGGGCAACACAAAAAGAACAGCCATCCATGGCTGTTCTTTTTGTGTTGGGGTTATTGCAGTCTGCTTTCGACTTCTTGGCAGATTTGATCGGCACTCAGTCCGCTTGCTTCGATGACAGGGCCTTGAGTCGCTACATTTTGAATACCCATTACGTCTGTATCCATTCCAGTCACGACACAGCAGTCACACCCATTTGCATCTGACTCCTGCTTAAGCTCCACTACTTCATGCCCCTGTGCCCGTAAGGCTTCTACAACGTTAGTTAAGGATTGTTCAACACCAATTCTCATGCCTTTACACCTCCTGGTTCTACATATAGGATTTTCTTTCGATGAAAAAGATATTCGTCCATTATTTTTTATTTACTTGTCTGCCGCTTTTTTTCTGACTTTGTCCTTCTGTATTTCCCATCTGGGTATCAGATGCAAATTCCACATCGTTTTTGGCCTTTTGTTTCGCCAGCTGTTGAGAAGTTTGATCCATACTCTTCCTGCCCTGCTTTGACATGCTCATCCCTCCTCTGACTTTTATAGAATTAGAATCCCCATTTTCAGGCAAAATATTTGAGGGGCATACGATTCCCACCGGAATGTTTATTTTTACATCAGCCCGGGTAAATAGTCTCTATAACAACAATGAAAAGGGTGGTATTTACATGGATGAAGCAAAATTACATGAATTGATTGATGGATTAAACGAAGATTTAGCCAATGAATATGCGGCAGTCATTCTTTACACCAACTACGCTGCTGTAGTCAGCGGCTTGTATCGTCAAATCTTAAAACCTTTCTTTGAAGAAGAAATTCCTGATGAGCAGGGTCACGCTTTATACCTTGCCGAAAAGATTAAAACATTGGGTGGTCAGCCGACAACGACGCCTGCAGCCGTTAAACAAACGGATGATGTAAAGGAAATGCTTGAAGAGGGCCGTAAAGCTGAAGCAGATACCATTGAGCGCTATAAGAAGCGTAAAGAACAAGCCGAGGAATTGGGACTTGTGGAACTCAGCATCAAGCTTGATGATATGATCGCAGATGAAACTCATCATCTTGAAGAATTTGACCGTCTGTTAAAGGATCCTTCTTTCAACTAATGATAAAAGACCGCTGTTTTCAGCGGTCTTTTTTACGTTATAATGCGGTACTCTTTCCATTCATCCAGCAATAAATCCTGGTATTTTGGGGTTAAATACCGATCATCGATCAGCCTCAGGACCCCTCTGTCCTCTTCCGAGCGGATAAGTCTTCCTCCTGATTGAAATACTTTATTCAACCCGGGATATACATAGGCATAATCATACCCATTCATTCCCATGCCATTAAAATAATCCTTGATGATTTCCTGTTCCACAGAAGGCCGGGGCAGCCCCACCCCTACCACGATTACACCCTTTAACCTGTCTCCTTTTAAATCGATCCCTTCTGAGAAGATCCCTCCCAGTACCGCAAGACCGATAACAGGGTGTTCTCTATCAATCCGGAACTCACCGAGGAATTCTTCTCTTTCTCTCTCGCTCATATTAGGCTCCTGAATAAGGACCACAGCGTCCAATGATTCTATATTCATTCTGTCATACGCTTCCTGCATATAAGAGTAAGAAGAAAAGAAGACGAGGTAATTCCCTTTGTATCCTTTGAACGTTTCCTCTATGGAACGCGTAATGATGGGAAGGGTCCGTTCCCTGTCCCTGAACCGGGTGGAAATGGGGTGGATTCCTACCTGCCACTGGTTGTACTGGAACGGGGAAGGAATCAGGAATCGATAATCTTCTTCATTCCCCCCGAGCTGCTGAAAATAGTACGAAAACGGATGCAGTGTAGCAGAGAAAAATACCGATGATTGATAAGGACGTGTAACCTGTTTAATAAGCTTCGATGGATCGATGCAATAAAGTTTCGCTTCTAAATCTTGGGAGCTACGATCAATGACAAAGCGATGTTCTTCGGAGTAAAGGTTTGAAATCCTCACAAAACTGATGCTGTCGAAATACAGCTGCATAAATCCCTCCGACCACTCCCTGCCCGTTTCCCCCAGACACTGTTCAGCTATTTCAATGAAGCTTACAACCGACTCAACGAGTTGATCATCCAATTTGGCCCTGATGTCAGCACCCTCTTCTTTTTTCAATCGCAGAAACTGCTTATTAACTGCATTAATTCCCTGCCTCAATCCATCATGATCAGGGTATTGCTTTTTGATTTGTAAGAAAGCAGACTTTTTCAGGGAGGCAGAATACATTTCCCTTCCCCTGCCTACGAGATTATGGGCCTCGTCTATGAGCAGATTCGTCCTTTTTTTACTTTCATCGCTCATTCTTTTCAAGGAAACCCTGGGGTCGAAGATATAGTTATAATCGCAAATGACTCCGTCCACCAAGTAGGAAAGATCGATGGAATATTCAAAAGGACACACCTTATGCTTTTTCGCGTAGGATTCGAGGATCGGACGCGTGAGGATGGTTTCTCTGGTCAAAAT
Coding sequences within it:
- a CDS encoding ferritin-like domain-containing protein: MDEAKLHELIDGLNEDLANEYAAVILYTNYAAVVSGLYRQILKPFFEEEIPDEQGHALYLAEKIKTLGGQPTTTPAAVKQTDDVKEMLEEGRKAEADTIERYKKRKEQAEELGLVELSIKLDDMIADETHHLEEFDRLLKDPSFN
- a CDS encoding helicase C-terminal domain-containing protein; protein product: MKKTMKVSIRELVEFVYKEGSIDLRFQARSSMVTGTRLHQKLQKQYKEGDEKEVFLKGEKEAGGLVYQLEGRCDGIHYDDGEVTVEEIKSTAKKLDLIEEGSRVHWAQGECYAYLLAKERQLTNVGVQLTYIEVESERTKSFKQMYSTEELERIVNGTLVAYTPFATVILTNEENKMKSVTDLIFPYPSYRKGQKKLAGAVYKTVSESKSLYANAPTGTGKTISTLFPTIKAMAEGNSKWFYVTAKTITRTVAEEALLLLEKEGLAHRTVTITAKDKICFKEETICQKEYCEFANGYYDRINEALIDILTRETILTRPILESYAKKHKVCPFEYSIDLSYLVDGVICDYNYIFDPRVSLKRMSDESKKRTNLLIDEAHNLVGRGREMYSASLKKSAFLQIKKQYPDHDGLRQGINAVNKQFLRLKKEEGADIRAKLDDQLVESVVSFIEIAEQCLGETGREWSEGFMQLYFDSISFVRISNLYSEEHRFVIDRSSQDLEAKLYCIDPSKLIKQVTRPYQSSVFFSATLHPFSYYFQQLGGNEEDYRFLIPSPFQYNQWQVGIHPISTRFRDRERTLPIITRSIEETFKGYKGNYLVFFSSYSYMQEAYDRMNIESLDAVVLIQEPNMSEREREEFLGEFRIDREHPVIGLAVLGGIFSEGIDLKGDRLKGVIVVGVGLPRPSVEQEIIKDYFNGMGMNGYDYAYVYPGLNKVFQSGGRLIRSEEDRGVLRLIDDRYLTPKYQDLLLDEWKEYRIIT
- a CDS encoding YkuS family protein — protein: MRIGVEQSLTNVVEALRAQGHEVVELKQESDANGCDCCVVTGMDTDVMGIQNVATQGPVIEASGLSADQICQEVESRLQ